From a region of the Nitrospiraceae bacterium genome:
- a CDS encoding 50S ribosomal protein L23 codes for MKGDLHKVLLQPLLTEKLTGLREQSNTVGFMVHPDANKIQIKQAVESLLKVKVARVNVLNARGKVKRLGRFVGKRSDWKKAFVTLKEGEKLELYESV; via the coding sequence ATGAAAGGGGACCTCCATAAGGTGCTGTTACAGCCCCTATTGACTGAGAAACTTACTGGATTGCGCGAGCAGTCCAACACCGTTGGGTTCATGGTCCATCCGGATGCCAACAAGATTCAGATCAAGCAAGCAGTCGAATCGCTGCTCAAGGTTAAGGTTGCGCGGGTGAACGTGTTGAATGCGCGGGGCAAGGTCAAGCGCCTTGGGCGATTCGTCGGGAAGCGGTCTGACTGGAAGAAGGCGTTTGTCACTCTTAAGGAAGGCGAAAAGCTGGAATTGTACGAAAGCGTCTAG